The DNA window CTTCTGTTGGGATTTTCACTCCAGGCGTAAATACAATCAGCGCGTTTCAATTTTCAGCACCGTGTCAATCGGGTCGGGAGCCTGCTCGGGAAGCTGAATGGTCACCCCGTTTCCACTTCGCTGGAAGCTGAGAATTTCTCCGCTTGCCAGGAAGCTCACTTTTGAGACGCGCTCGACTCCACTGAGGTTCAGGCTCCTTCCTGGCCAATCCAAAATGTGGAGGTAGGTGTTGCCTCCTTTGGTCGTCGTCTTTCCGTATGCCAGGCCCTGCAACGGCCCATACGTTGTTCCGTAAATGGACTCCCCGTTGCTCGCCAGCCATTTTCCTATTTCCCGCAAGCGGTCCTGGAATTCCGGTTGAATGACTCCTTCGGGACTCGGCCCGACGTTGAGCAGGAGATTTCCGCCCTCGCTGGCTACGTTCACCAGCGTCTGGATCAGTTGTTTCGCTGGTTTATATTTGTGGTCATTCCTGTTATAAGCCCACGTGCCATTGATAGTCATGCAGGTTTCCCATGGCTGAAAGTCTTCAGGGCGCGGCAGACCTGAAGGCAGGCGGTTCTGGTCTGCTGGATTGGTTCCTGCAATCCGAACGCCTCTGATGGGGATCCGGTTCGGAACAAATTGTTCCGGTGTCTCATAGTCTCCCGGCGTTCCCAGCCGGTTGTTGAAAAGGCTGCTGGGCGAGAGTTCGCGAAGCATCCGCTGCACCTGGTACCCGTCGTACTTCTCCTGATTGTTCAACCCGTCGAACCAGAAAACCGCGGGTTCCCCGTATCGGGTGGCCAACTCTCGTAACTGCAGCTGGAAATAATTCAGGTAATTGGGCCACTGGGGGCGCGTTGGTTCGCCTTGCCAGTTTTCCGCTGACGGCTTTGATGTGTCCCGGAAGTCCTGATGGTGCATATCAGGCGGCGAATAATAATAGCCCAGAGGCATGTTATGCCTTCGGCACGCTTCCACGAGCATCATCAGAACATCGTTCTTGTAGGGTGTGTTTGTGATCTTGTAATCGGTGAACGATGAATCGAACATGCAGAAGCCGTCATGATGCTTTGTGGTAAATACGATGTACTTCTGCCCTGCCGCCCTCGCAAGTTCCACCCAGGCATCGGGATCGTACTTCACAGGATTGAATTTCTTGTAGAGATTTACGTATTCATTCTGCGAAATATTCCATTTCGGGCTCGGCCGCATAATCGGCCAGGAGATTTCGACGCTGGCTAGCGACGAGGGGCCCCAATGAATGAACATCCCGAACCTGGCGTCCTGCCACCAATCCATGCGCTGCTGCCATAAGCTGCTGCGATGCCGGTCGGTTTCGTTCACTTCGTTCCAGGCCTTCGAGATAGCCTGTCGGGCAGCCCCGTTCTGAGGTTCCTTCACGGCCGCGCTGAGTGTAGATGAGAAAGCGGCGGCTCCTCCCGCACTCATGATCCGAAACATGTCGCGGCGTCCAATGCTTTCTTTCTTTCGGCCCTCCATACATTCCTTCCTTCGGCTTGAGCTTAGAACTCGTCTTTATACTTCCCCTTTGCCGCGTGTGATTTTACATCCGAACCTGCCGACTGCAAACATCTCTTGAGCCCCGGATCTGGCACAGCCGTTGACTTCTGTCGGTCGTGATTTCCCTAAAGGACCCGACCACGGTGGCAAGAACTTCTCGCTTCGCGATGCTGCAGACGCTACAATGCAGGCTTCGCAGCTACCTGCGGATTTGAAATTCCTTTGGTTAAACAGGCCTGAGCGATGGCTGCTGGCACACCGAACCAGGAGATAGCATGGATTTGAAAAGAGCCATTGCTGCAGGCCTCAATCTTATAAAACGCCTTCGTGCCGTCCGTGATGGCCAGCCATTTCCTCCAGCGTCCGCAAGGCCAAAATCGAAAGGTAGCTTGACATGAGGAACCGTCACCGCTGGCTTCTTCTCGCGCTCGTCTTTATTGCCATCATGATCAACTACGTTGATCGCGGCAATCTCAGCATTGCCGCGCCGGACATGATGAAGGACTTCCGGATCAATCCGGAAAGCATGGGTGTGCTGCTCTCAGCCTTTTTCTGGACCTACGCCGCGTTTCAGATCCCATCCGGGATGCTGGTGGACCGCTTCGGCATCCGCTGGTCTTACGCCCTGTCTTTTCTGGTCTGGTCGCTCTCATCTGCCGCCATTGCCCTCAGCCGCGGGCCCGGTGACGTAATCGGCATGCGCATGGCTCTGGGCCTGGCCGAATCGGTTGCTCCTCTGGCCAGCATTGCTTTCATCCGCAGTAGTTTTTCCGGGGAAGAACAGGGGTTGCCGACTTCGATCTATATTGCTGGTCAAAGCATCGGGCCTGCGCTGGGCGTATTGGTCGGCACCATCCTGATCGCCCAGTTTGGCTGGCGGATGATGTTTGCCATCACCGGGTTGGGTGCTCTGGTCTGGGTGCCCTGCTGGCTGTTTGCCGCTCCGCCTGACGGCACCCGCGCCGAACGTAAGGCGGCAAGGGAAGCTGATAAGCCGGCGATCCCCCGGCCTTGGACGTGGAACCATCTGTTGCGCAACGGGACTTTCTGGGCGATGGCGTTGGCCACCCTTCTGGCGTCTTACTACTGGTTTTTCGTGCTGACCTGGGTGCCAAGTTACCTGGTGATCTCGCGAGGGTTCTCAACGCTTGGAATGGGACGCGTGCTTTCGATGGCACTCCTGATCATGGCCCTGGTGAACATCGTGGCTGGCAAATTGGCGGACAGGCTGGCAGCCGCTATGAGCGTATTTCGCGCGAGGTTGTGGTTTGTTGTGCTGGGGTATATCGGTACGGGGACCATTCTTCTTTTGCTGGTGACGGACCGGTCATGGTCGCTTCCTGTGCTGGCATTTTCACTGTGCGCCACGGGCATTGGGAACTCCACCTACTGGGCCATTGTCCAGCATGCCTCGCCGAGGCATTTGGTAGGACGTGCGATCGGTTTCCTCAACACGGTTTCCGTGACGGGTGGAGTCCTGGCGCCTGTGATCACCGGATGGCTCCTTGGGCCGCAAAAACATTTTGGCCCGGCGATTCTGGTTGCCGGCGTCTGCCCCGTCCTGGCTGCTGTCTGCCTGCTTGCGGTGGGATCCAGGGGATTGGCAGGCGTTAAGACATTGCTGGCAGGCAAAGTTTACACGGAAGCGTAGTTGCGAATGGCAAACGCGTTGCAGTGGCTCTCTGTAAGTACAGGTTTTTCGGGAAGGGTCCCGGCGATCTCCCAGGACCAACACATGTGGGGCGCATGAATGGGCCATTTTGACGCCGTGGTCGTGGGCATGGGAGGCATGGGCAGCGCGACCGCTTATCAGCTTGCGCGGCGTGGCCTCAAAGTGCTGGGCCTTGAAAAGCACAACCTTCTGCACGACATGGGCTCATCGCACGGCCTCACGCGCATCATTCGCCTGGCCTATTACGAACATCCCTCTTACGTTCCGCTGCTGTTTCGCGCCTACGAATTGTGGCGCGAGCTTGAAAATCTTACGGGCGAACGCGTCCTGTTTGTGACAGGTGGTATCGACGCCGGCTCTGAAAACGGCCGAATCGTCCAGGGATCGCTGGCGGCGTGCCGGGAGCACTCCCTCCACCACGAAGTTCTGGACGCCAGCCGGCTTCATGAACGCTTTCCGGGGATCTGTCTGTCAAAGGACATGGTGGGCGTCTATTCGCCTGAAAGCGGGTTTGTCCTGTCCGAGCGCGCCATCGCACTCTACACGCGCCTGGCACTTGACCACGGAGCCGAGGTCCA is part of the Acidobacteriota bacterium genome and encodes:
- a CDS encoding MFS transporter; translation: MRNRHRWLLLALVFIAIMINYVDRGNLSIAAPDMMKDFRINPESMGVLLSAFFWTYAAFQIPSGMLVDRFGIRWSYALSFLVWSLSSAAIALSRGPGDVIGMRMALGLAESVAPLASIAFIRSSFSGEEQGLPTSIYIAGQSIGPALGVLVGTILIAQFGWRMMFAITGLGALVWVPCWLFAAPPDGTRAERKAAREADKPAIPRPWTWNHLLRNGTFWAMALATLLASYYWFFVLTWVPSYLVISRGFSTLGMGRVLSMALLIMALVNIVAGKLADRLAAAMSVFRARLWFVVLGYIGTGTILLLLVTDRSWSLPVLAFSLCATGIGNSTYWAIVQHASPRHLVGRAIGFLNTVSVTGGVLAPVITGWLLGPQKHFGPAILVAGVCPVLAAVCLLAVGSRGLAGVKTLLAGKVYTEA
- a CDS encoding N-methyl-L-tryptophan oxidase is translated as MGHFDAVVVGMGGMGSATAYQLARRGLKVLGLEKHNLLHDMGSSHGLTRIIRLAYYEHPSYVPLLFRAYELWRELENLTGERVLFVTGGIDAGSENGRIVQGSLAACREHSLHHEVLDASRLHERFPGICLSKDMVGVYSPESGFVLSERAIALYTRLALDHGAEVHGREPVTGWEVHRDSVIVSTGTSTYSAGRLIVSAGAWTSKLIPSLSKILQPERQVLIWTRPLRSEIFQLGAFPIFNLQSPEGHFYGFPVHDFPGFKMGRYHHRNEKVDPDAMDRECHPEDEAVLREGIARYFPEANGPTLALKTCLFTNTPLTV